One window from the genome of Paramormyrops kingsleyae isolate MSU_618 chromosome 3, PKINGS_0.4, whole genome shotgun sequence encodes:
- the nolc1 gene encoding nucleolar and coiled-body phosphoprotein 1 isoform X4 produces MAEQAAVPSDLYQHVYSFLLENKFTKAAQQFLKKAKVKPQDQNADSLLDIFNFWVKSPKSKKRKALSNGLPEKSGPSAKKAKKEEESSSEEEEEEPSPPAKAAPAVTKAPAKKQAAAAKKECSSSEDSSDSEDEEESKAPAKQKIPAKAPAKAPVKTPAKPQPVRKKDTSSSSESSDSEDEGAAKTPAAGTKATIPKQAAVPKKAATPKASLQKKAESSSSSDSSSDSEDEQPAKKAVKPPAPVKTPPAKAAESSSEESTSEEEESPPRKKNKPELYSAVPPPPSMQKAPAQVARQKGAAKAKSSSSDSSSDSSDDEKVAVKVTPAKAAPVKAVPGKHAAAKPAAKKAESSSDSSSSDSSSEEEMTKKTAVKTVPGKVAVAKTPPAKAAAAKEESSSSSSSDEEEEVAKPAVKGAKPKSAAVKTPPTKTVPQKKDDSSSDSDSDSSEDESTKKTPKAAVPKKAAVTPTPKSTPKARPKAASSDSDSDSSDSDEEPKTQVAKGTPVAKGTPVAKGTPVAKGTPVAKGTPVAKGSSSDDSDSSSEEEQEKAVPNKVTPAKAVANKVTPAKAVANKVTPAKATSAKTTPAKSQEQGKAVQYTSDSSDSSDSEMEAKKKAVKPSLANGKAATPKTSTPAASKPAESSSSSDSSSEEEEEVPKKKTPVKPTPSANSTKVKAKDDTESSSSESEEEEEIKTPKGKKVTTTTPQSFPQTKQKNKRGRN; encoded by the exons ATGGCGGAGCAGGCTGCTGTCCCTAGCGATCTGTACCAACATGTGTACTCGTTTCTCCTGGAAAATAAGTTTACTAAGGCTGCGCAACAGTTCTTGAAGAAGGCTAAAGTG AAACCCCAGGACCAAAATGCGGACAGCCTTCTGGACATCTTTAACTTCTGGGTGAA GTCACCAAAATCGAAGAAGCGCAAGGCCCTGAGCAACGGTCTGCCGGAGAAGAGTGGCCCCTCGGCCAAGAAGGCGAAGAAGGAGGAGGAATCCagcagtgaggaggaggaggaggagcccaGCCCGCCGGCCAAGGCTGCCCCTGCAG TGACTAAGGCCCCGGCAAAGAAGCAAGCAGCAGCTGCCAAGAAAGAATGCAGCAGCAGTGAAGACTCTAGTGATtctgaggatgaggaggaatCCAAGGCCCCAGCAAAG CAGAAGATCCCGGCCAAGGCCCCTGCTAAAGCTCCAGTTAAGACCCCAGCGAAGCCCCAGCCGGTGCGCAAGAAGGACACCAGCTCCAGCAGTGAGAGCTCGGACTCTGAGGACGAGGGGGCGGCGAAGACTCCTGCTGCTG GAACCAAGGCCACCATCCCTAAACAGGCTGCCGTCCCCAAAAAAGCAGCCACCCCTAAGGCCTCCCTTCAGAAGAAAGCAGAatccagcagcagcagtgacAGCTCCAGTGACTCAGAGGATGAGCAGCCAGCCAAG AAAGCTGTCAAACCCCCCGCACCTGTGAAAACCCCCCCAGCCAAAGCAGCAGAGTCTAGCAGTGAAGAATCCACCTCTGAAGAGGAGGAGTCCCCCCCCCGTAAGAAGAATAAGCCGG AGCTGTACAGTGCAGTCCCACCCCCGCCATCCATGCAGAAGGCCCCTGCCCAAGTGGCGAGGCAGAAGGGGGCCGCCAAGGCCAAGAGCAGCAGCAGCGATAGCAGCAGCGACAGCAGCGATGACGAGAAGGTGGCCG TCAAGGTCACTCCGGCCAAGGCCGCTCCAGTGAAGGCTGTCCCGGGCAAGCATGCGGCCGCCAAACCTGCAGCCAAGAAGGCAGAATCCAGCTCTGACAGCTCAAGCTCAG ACTCCAGCTCGGAGGAGGAAATGACGAAGAAGACTGCGGTGAAGACGGTTCCCGGCAAGGTGGCGGTGGCCAAGACACCCCCCGCCAAGGCAGCGGCTGCTAAGGAGGAGTCATCTTCCTCTTCCAGCtcagatgaggaggaggaggtggcgAAGCCAGCGGTTAAAGGAGCAAAGCCAAAATCTGCAGCAGTAAAGACACCCCCCACAAAGACGGTGCCGCAGAAAAAGGACGATTCATCATCGGATTCGG ACTCTGACAGCTCTGAGGATGAAAGCACCAAGAAAACCCCCAAGGCTGCGGTCCCAAAAAAGGCAGCAGTGACCCCAACCCCAAAATCTACTCCTAAAGCTAGACCCAAGGCAGCCAGCTCTGATTCGGACAGTGACAGCTCTGACTCTGATGAGGAACCGAAAACTCAGGTCGCCAAGGGCACGCCGGTCGCCAAGGGCACGCCGGTCGCCAAGGGCACGCCGGTCGCCAAGGGCACGCCGGTCGCCAAGGGCACGCCGGTCGCCAAGGGCAGCAGCAGTGATGATTCTGACAGCTCTAGTGAAGAGGAACAGGAGAAGGCTGTACCGAATAAGGTCACGCCTGCTAAGGCTGTAGCCAATAAGGTCACGCCTGCTAAGGCTGTAGCCAATAAGGTCACGCCTGCTAAGGCCACATCTGCCAAGACTACACCTGCTAAAAGTCAGGAACAGGGGAAGGCTGTACAGTATACCTCAGACTCCTCTGACAGCTCTGACTCAGAGATGGAGGCCAAGAAAAAAGCTGTGAAACCGTCTCTGGCCAATGGGAAAGCAGCTACACCCAAAACATCCACCCCCGCAGCATCAAAACCCGCAGAGTCTTCATCATCTAGTGATAGCAgctctgaggaggaggaggaggtgcccAAGAAGAAGACTCCTGTAAAGCCGACCCCTTCAGCTAACA
- the mrps6 gene encoding small ribosomal subunit protein bS6m yields MPRYELTLILKAMQRPETVATLRRTVETLIERGAVVRGLENLGERALPYKISKHGIRHTRGGYFLLDFHSQSEILPAFLDHLKRDVDVVRPTVLSKETAAANTRCCVPQPEKPKDALPRRK; encoded by the coding sequence ATGCCAAGATACGAGCTTACTTTGATACTGAAGGCGATGCAGAGGCCGGAGACCGTTGCCACTCTTCGGCGTACGGTGGAGACCTTGATTGAGAGGGGCGCTGTTGTTCGAGGACTGGAGAACCTGGGCGAGAGAGCATTGCCCTACAAGATCTCAAAGCATGGCATCCGCCACACGCGGGGCGGCTATTTTTTGCTAGATTTTCACTCCCAGTCTGAAATTCTACCGGCTTTCCTGGATCATCTGAAGCGCGACGTTGATGTGGTGCGGCCCACAGTTTTGAGCAAAGAGACGGCCGCGGCAAACACTCGCTGCTGTGTCCCACAGCCCGAAAAACCCAAGGACGCGCTCCCACGACGCAAATGA
- the psap gene encoding prosaposin, translating to MLLKLRKRDMLFLTLLFVSTAVATPILGTEQCARGPPYWCQNVKTASICGAVVHCQQNVWSKPQVKSVPCDLCKEVVTVVGQLLKDNATQAEILDYMEKACQLIPEESLSSECKEMVDNYYPILINIITGELDDPGMACAALGLCRSEQKALAESQLLSNEIPQVDFPEGVSPFLLNVPQLLYPQETPKQEAPKPENGDVCQDCVQFITDAQSQAKANSSFIDSLIAQIEKQCDLLGPGISDMCKTYVAQYGPLVFQQLMSMQAKDICSRAGFCSSVPMEKLVASKLIPAAKVFPAIKLEQPIEIKPMALKPAMKMVRARETPQCVVCEFVMKEVESLLQDDRTEKSVINAVEKVCSILPSTISVQCKDLIEAYGQAIIDLLVQEANPKTICTVLGLCKGASRAYIPEMDKAQFEAGGFCDVCKMAVRYIDGLLEQNATEADIEEAVKKVCNFLPDAYKQECDQLVEQYEPELVQLLLQMMDPDFVCTKVGACPGALKKLLGTEQCSWGPAFWCKNMDTAYRCNAVEHCKRHVWN from the exons atgcTACTGAAATTAAGGAAACGAGACATGCTGTTTCTCACGCTTCTTTTTGTGTCGACAG CTGTGGCCACCCCCATTTTGGGTACTGAGCAGTGTGCACGTGGTCCTCCCTACTGGTGTCAGAATGTAAAGACTGCCTCAATCTGTGGTGCGGTTGTTCATTGTCAACAGAATGTCTGGAGCAAGCCCCAGGTG AAATCTGTGCCATGTGACCTGTGCAAAGAAGTGGTTACTGTGGTTGGCCAGCTTCTGAAGGACAATGCCACTCAG GCTGAGATCTTGGACTACATGGAGAAGGCCTGCCAGCTGATCCCTGAGGAGAGCTTGTCCTCTGAGTGCAAGGAGATGGTGGATAACTACTACCCAATCCTGATCAACATTATCACTGGAGAGCTG GATGATCCCGGAATGGCTTGTGCTGCCTTGGGCCTCTGCCGCTCTGAGCAGAAAGCACTGGCAGAGTCCCAGCTGCTGTCCAATGAGATCCCACAGGTAGACTTTCCAGAGggtgtgtctcccttccttctCAATGTCCCTCAGCTCCTGTATCCCCAGGAAACACCCAAACAGGAAGCCCCAAAGCCG GAGAATGGAGATGTCTGCCAGGACTGTGTTCAGTTTATCACTGATGCCCAGTCACAAGCAAAGGCCAACAGCTCCTTCATTGACTCTCTGATCGCTCAGATTGAGAAACAGTGTGACCTTTTGGGACCTGGAATTTCTGACATG tgcAAGACTTATGTTGCACAGTATGGACCATTGGTTTTCCAGCAGCTCATGTCAATG CAAGCAAAGGATATCTGCAGTCGTGCTGGATTCTGTTCTTCTGTTCCTATGGAGAAGCTGGTTGCATCCAAGCTCATCCCTGCAGCCAAGGTCTTTCCTGCCATCAAGCTGGAACAGCCAATCGAAATCAAGCCTATGGCCCTCAAACCTGCAATG AAGATGGTACGTGCCCGTGAGACTCCACAATGTGTCGTCTGTGAATTTGTGATGAAGGAGGTAGAGAGTCTCCTGCAGGATGACAGAACAGAG AAGTCTGTCATCAATGCTGTGGAGAAGGTttgctccatccttccctcaacCATCTCCGTCCAGTGCAAGGACTTGATAGAGGCTTATGGACAGGCCATTATCGACCTGTTGGTCCAGGAAGCGAATCCAAAGACCATCTGTACTGTCCTGGGACTTTGCAAGGGTGCCAGCCGTGCCTACATCC CGGAGATGGACAAGGCTCAGTTTGAAGCTGGAGGCTTCTGTGACGTGTGCAAGATGGCTGTGCGCTACATCGATGGGCTGCTGGAACAAAATGCCACGGAAGCTGACATTGAAGAAGCTGTAAAGAAAGTCTGCAACTTCCTGCCCGATGCATATAAGCAGGAG TGTGATCAGCTGGTTGAGCAGTATGAGCCAGAACTGGTCCAGCTACTGCTTCAGATGATGGATCCTGACTTTGTCTGCACG AAAGTGGGAGCATGCCCTGGAGCGCTGAAGAAGCTTCTAGGTACAGAGCAGTGCAGCTGGGGACCAGCCTTCTGGTGCAAGAACATGGACACAGCTTATCGCTGCAAT GCTGTGGAGCACTGCAAACGTCATGTGTGGAACTAG
- the slc29a3 gene encoding equilibrative nucleoside transporter 3, whose translation MPEEDKDEGLDVAGDEAPLLAGEHPVGTLGVRHQPKDTYCLVYIIFFLLGLGSLLPWNFFITAKQYWLYKLSNESDLGHEGPRSDLSDYFESYLSIASTVPSVLCLVLNYLLVNRLSSRFRILTSLGMILAVFIVTTVLVVVDVSDHQTQFFAGTLASVALVSGASNIFSGSVFGISGHFPMRISQALISGQAMGGTLSAVASIVDLAVAKDVTDSALAYFLTADVFTLLCIGMYLLLPRLTYSRYYMSMAACSSTAVLPDRLCEERDGPVRSREEVSIPPLKPILKKTWVLGACVFYVFFISIIVFPAVSSGIQSVHQDSGSPWTTTYFVPLTSFFLYSASDFCGRQATAWLQVPGPTSQVLPGLVLARTVLVPLFMFCNYQPRDHLHTVIFGHDLYPVIFVSLLGLSNGYLGTLPMIYGPKVVPRDLAEPTGVVMSFFLTLGLAAGSAFSVLIVHCI comes from the exons ATGCCTGAGGAAGACAAGGACGAAGGCCTGGATGTGGCAGGTGACGAGGCCCCCCTGCTGGCAGGGGAGCACCCCGTGGGGACTCTGGGTGTCCGGCACCAGCCGAAAGACACCTACTGCCTGGTCTATATCATCTTCTTCCTTCTGGGCCTGGGCTCGTTGCTGCCCTGGAACTTTTTCATCACAGCCAAGCAATACTGGCTGTACAAGCTGAGCAACGAGTCTGACCTGGGCCACGAGGGGCCACGCTCCGACCTCagt GACTACTTCGAGAGCTACCTCTCCATTGCTTCCACTGTGCCCTCAGTGCTGTGTCTGGTCCTAAACTACCTCCTGGTCAACAG ACTCTCCTCAAGATTCCGGATCCTCACCTCACTGGGCATGATCCTCGCCGTCTTCATCGTGACCACGGTCCTGGTCGTGGTGGACGTGTCAGACCACCAGACTCAGTTCTTCGCCGGGACTCTGGCCAGCGTCGCCCTGGTCAGCGGGGCCTCCAACATCTTCTCAGGCAGTGTCTTTGGGATCAGCGGCCACTTCCCCATGAGGATCTCACAGGCGCTCATATCTG GTCAAGCCATGGGGGGCACTCTGAGTGCAGTGGCATCCATCGTGGACCTGGCAGTAGCCAAGGATGTGACAGATAGCGCTCTGGCCTACTTCCTGACCGCAGATGTCTTCACACTGCTCTGCATCGGCATGTACCTCCTTCTGCCCAGACTGACATACTCACG gtaCTACATGTCCATGGCAGCTTGTAGTAGCACTGCGGTGCTGCCTGACAGGCTGTGTGAAGAGAGGGATGGACCAGTGAGATCCAGAGAAGAGGTCTCCATACCACCGCTGAAGCCCATCTTGAAGAAGACTTGGGTGCTGGGCGCCTGCGTGTTTTACGTCTTCTTCATCTCTATCATAGTCTTCCCAGCCGTGTCGTCTGGGATTCAGTCAGTGCACCAGGACTCTGGCAGCCCCTGGACCACCACCTACTTTGTGCCTCTGACCAGCTTCTTCCTGTACAGCGCCTCTGACTTCTGCGGACGACAGGCCACCGCCTGGCTCCAAGTGCCAGGTCCCACCAGTCAGGTGTTGCCGGGGCTGGTTCTGGCTCGGACAGTCTTGGTCCCACTCTTCATGTTCTGCAACTACCAGCCCCGGGACCACTTGCACACGGTTATTTTTGGCCATGACCTCTACCCTGTGATCTTTGTGTCACTTCTGGGCCTCAGCAATGGATATCTGGGCACACTGCCCATGATCTATGGGCCTAAGGTGGTGCCACGGGACCTGGCGGAGCCCACCGGGGTGGTCATGTCCTTCTTCCTCACCCTTGGCCTAGCTGCTGGCTCGGCCTTCTCTGTGCTTATCGTTCACTGTATCTGA